The following is a genomic window from Mycolicibacterium sp. TY81.
GCGGGCGGAGCGCCTGCTCGGGGCCGGAACCCTCGATGCGTGCGAAGCCGTCCTCGGGGACGCCGTGTCCGTGCAGGCTGTCACCCAGCTTGGCGAAGTCGACCGAGCCCTCCTCGGGCATCGGCTTGCCCTCGATGATGTAGGGCGCCTTGGCGAACAGGTGGTCGCGCAGGTTCATCATCACGAGCTTGGGGGACAACGGCTTACCGGTGTTCCAGGCGGGGCACTGCGACTGGCAACGACCGCACTCGGTGCAGGTCGCCATGTCGAGGTTGGCCTTCCAGGTGAAGTCCTCGATCTTGCCGCGGCCGAACACCGCGTCCTCGGCCGGATCGTCGAAGTCGATCTTCTCGCCCTTGTACTCCATGGGCAGCAGCGGGCCGAGGCCGTCGGGCAGCCGCTTGAAGGTGACGTTGATCGGGGCCAGACCGATGTGCAGGTGCTTGGAGTGCAGCACGATCAGCAGGAAGACCAGCATGACACCGATGTGCGACAGCAGCGCGATGGTCTCGATCCAGACGTTGGCGGTGTGGCCCAGCGGAGCCAGCAGCGCGGCCATGCCGTCGGAGAAGAAGGCGCCGTTCTGGTACGGGAAGTGCTCGCCCAGGACGTTGACGGCGGCACCGCGGAAGATCGCGTAGGTCAGGATGACCAGGAAGATCATGATGAGGATCTCCCACGCGCCACCGTTGTGCGATCCGTAGAACCGGGACTCGCGGCCGATGTTGTTGGGGTTCTTGGTCAGGCGGATGATCGCGAAGACGACGATGCCGGCCAGCACGGCCAGAGCGAAGAAGTCCTGCAGGAAGCCCAGCACGGCCCAGTGTCCGACGAATGGGATGGCGAACTTCGGGTCGAACAGGACGCCATAGGCTTCCAGGTACACCGACGCGAGGACGAAGAAGCCCCACATGGTGAAGAAGTGCGCGATGCCGGGGATCGACCACTTGAGGAGCTTCGACTGGGCGAAGACTTCCTTGTTCTGGTTCAGGAAGCGGGTGACGAGATCGTCTTTACGGCCACGTTCGTCGCCGAGCTTCTGCCCCGAGCTGATCAGCTTGGTCAGCCACAGGACGCGCTTTGCGGCGAATCCCAGGACGATGACCGTTGCCAACAGCCCGATGACCAGTCTGGCCACGTCGAGCGTGTGTTCGAGATTCTCCACCGCGCCTCTCCCAGTTATGTAGCTACTAGCCGGTAACTTATTGAGGTTACCAACGGGTAACTTAAGCTAGATGCCTGCTCATAGTCGCATCCTGGGTAGAACGCACGCTAGCAAGGCTGTCCTAACTTGAGCTGCCGCTTTGCGGTCAGTTCTTTACCCAGAATCAGCCTCGGCGAAGCGTCGGCCGAGGGCTTCCTTATATAAGGGCGGCGTCAGACCTTCTCGACGAGCAGCGCCCGCAGCATCGACAACATCTCCGACCGCGATTCGGCCCCCAACCTGCGGCGAATGCGGGCGACGTGGTGTTCGACGGTCTTCGCCGAGATCAGCAGCCGGGCCCCGATATCGCGGTACGGCATGCCCTGCAGCACCAGTTCGGCGACCTCACGTTCGCGATCGGACAGCCGCGTCCAGGCGGGCGTTGCGGCGGATGTGGCCCGAGCGTCACCCGAGGCAGGAGGTGGTGTGGTGTTGCGCACATCCGCGCCCGAAGTGGGCTCACGGGGAATAGCGGGGGCCGCGGGCTCGATGGGATCGGCCGCTGCCTCGAGGGCGGCGTCCTGCTTGAGGTCGCGCGCCAGCTGCAGCATGGCACCGGAGATGCGGCCGTCGGCCGAATGCAACGCGGCCTGACTGGCCAGGCGCGTGGCATCCCACGTCAGCCCGAAGCGCGCCAGCCCGCGGGCGGCCGCCGTCACCTCCGCGGCGTCGACGCCGTCGGCCAGGACGCGCAGCCAGGTCCGGCCCGCGGTGGCGAGCGCGGTGGCATAGGCGCCATGCGCGCCCTCGGCCCGGCTCGCGGCGGCCAGGGCCTGCCCGTGCGGCGCGACGGCCTCGGGCGCGTTGGCCAGGATGCCGGCGTGCACGCCCGCCCAGTGCAGCGGGACCGCCCACAGCGCCGGATTGCCGGCGGCCCGCAGCAGCCCGAACGCCTCGGCCAGCGGCTGGCGCAGCTGGTCGAGCTGCTGCAACCGGGCCGCCGCGACCCACAACTCGCCGAGCGGCAGCAGGGCGTAGAGGTCCAGGGAGTATTCGGCCAGCACCTCCATGGCCGCGTACCAGTGCTTCTGCAGCGCGCCGGTGTCGCCGCTGCGCCGGGCGACGGCGGTCTGCAGCGCGGCGTACCACAGCGCGTCGCGGCGGTGCAGGTCGGCGACCGCGGTCGCGTCCAATGCCGGGACGGCGGAATCGAGTTGGCCGTCGAGCATCCGGATCCAGCCGAGCAGCAGCCGGTGGCGCAGACCGGTGAAACCCGCGTCGCCACCGCCGGTGCGGATGGCCCGGCCGATGACGCTGCGCGCGCGGACGGCGTCACCGCCGTGCAGGGCGACGAGGCTCAGCAGCGCGGCGGGGCTGTCCGGTGCGACAGCGTGGACACCGTTGGTGGACCCGAGTGCCTGCGTGAGCCGTGCCATCGCGACGGCGAACGGCTGATCGAGCGTCAGTAGCATGCCCTCGGCCATACCGCGCGCCGCGCGGGCGGAAGACGTTGGCGGCATTGAGTTCTCGGCCTGCAGGCAGGCCCGGGCCAGTTCGGCGTCGGCGGTGGCGACACCGACCACGGCGCCCGCGGCCGCGACGAACGGGTCGGGATCGGGGCCGAGCCAGCGGAACAGATCCGCGGCGTGTGCGGCGGCGCCGTCGTGCATCGCGACGCTGGCCGCGATGCGCACCGCCTGCGCGCGGACGGTGGCGTCGTCGGCGGCGAGCAGCTCGTCGGCCAGGGTGCCGGCGGTGGTGCAGTCGCCGGTGACGGCGAGGGCGTCGGCGAGGTGGGTGTCGGCCGGGGCGGTGCCCGCACGGGCCGCGGCGCGGTACAGGCGCGCGGCCTGGCGGGGCGCGGCGGACCCGGCGCGGTGGATCAGATCGGCCGCCAGCAGGTCGTCGACGGTGCCGTGCTCGGCCAGCTTCAGCGCCAATTCGGTTGACAGGGTGGCAGATTCGATCTGCGAGCGCAGCAGCCGGCATTCGGTCTCGCGGTGCCGCGCGGCCCCGACCAGCCGCGTGAGGCACCGGTGCAGCGTGTCGATGAACCGCGGGTGCAGCGACGCGGACAGCAGGCCGCTGGCGCGGGCCCGGTCCATCAGCACGGCCGCGTCGTCGCCGGGCAGTTGCAGCGCGGCGGCGATGTCGTCGGGTCCCAGTTCGGGGCTGAGCGAACACAACAACAACGTGTCGAGCAGGTGCTCGTCGAGCCGGCGCAGCCGCTCGCTCAACGCGCCGGACGCGGCTCGGATCGGATCGGCGCCCGAGGCCAGCGCCGACAGCGCCGAGTACACCAGCAGCGGGATACCGCCGGTGCCGGCGATCAGTGCGGGCACCTGAGTGCCGGGGACGCCGGCGCGGGCCAGCGCCTCGTTGATCTCCCGGGGCGTCATCGGCGCCAGCTGAATCGGCGGCTGCTGCCGGCTCAGCGTGGTGGTGAGAGCGTTGAGGGCGCGGTCGTGCGCCAGCGGCTCGGCGCTGACCACCACGGTGCGGGCCGGGTCGCCGGCCAGCTCCGTCAGCGCGGTCAGTTCTTCCGGTGACAGCAACTGGGCATCGTCGATGACGATGGCCGCGTCCGGTGCCTCACCTGGCTTGGGTACCCGCGCGAGCATCGTCGTGCCGTTGGCCCGCAACGTCTTTCGCACCGCTTCCAGCGCGGTGGTCTTGCCGCTGCCGATTCCGCCGAGCACCAGCGACGTGCCGGCCGCTGCGGTCATTGGCTGGTCGATGCCGAAGGTTGCGCGGTGATGGGCGCCGACGCGGTGGCCACCGATGCAGACGGAGCCGACCCGGTCTCGGCCGCCACGGAGGCCGTCTTGGGCGGTTGCTCCACCGTGGGCTGGCTGCTGGGTGCCTGGGTCGTCGGCGCGGCCGTCGGGGTCTGCGTGCTCGGTGGCTGCGTCGTCGGCGGCTTCGTCGTGGTCGGCGGCGGCTGCGTGGTGGTGGGCGGCTGCGTCGTCGTCGGCGGCTGGGTCGTCGTGGGCGGCTGCGTGGTCGTCGTGGTGGGCGGCGGCGTCGTGGTCGTGGTGGTCGTCGTCGACGGGGTCGTCGTCGTGGTGGTCGTGGAGGTGGTGGTCGTTGTCGTGGTCGTCGAGCTGGTGGTCGACGGATCGGTGGTGGTCGTGGTGACCGGCGCGTCGGTGGTGGTGACGGGGTTGGTCACCGTCGACGTCTCCACCTGGCCATTGGGATTCGTCTGTGTCACAACGGACTTCGTGGCCTTGTAGGTGCTAGTGGTGATGGAGCCGTCAGGACCGGTGATGGTGGTCGTCACGTCGACCGTCACCGGGCCGGACGGGGTGTCGTTGCTCGTGAGCCCGACGGCGGCCCAGCTGCCGCCGGCGACCAGGAACGCCGCCGCGGCGGCGCCGAAGATCAGCGGTGGGCGCCGGTACCAGGGGACCGGTGCCACGTCGGGCAGGTTGTCCTCTTCTTCGTGGGCGAAGTCCATCACCGGCCGCGCCGTGGTCTCGCCGTAGGGGGCGGCCTCGGCGTAGCCGGTCGAGAAGTCGGTGGGGTACTCGCCGCCGACTGCGGCGCCGGGGTCCTCGTCGTCGGACCAGGCGAGCGACGGCCCGACGGTCGAGGACGGGTTCGCGTCGGCCGGCGGCACCGGAGCGGCCATGGTCGCGGGCCCGCCTGCCCATGCCGCGCCGCCGGCCGCCCAGCCCATCGTCGGGGCCATCCCCGTCGGGGCGTCGGCGCTCATGGTGCGCTGATCCACCATCGGGGCGCCGCCCGCCGCGGTCAGCGCCGGCTGCGGTGAGGTCACCACCGGCACCCGGAAGTGCTCCGAAAGGCGTTGGGTGACAATCGGAATCGATGCACCGCCACCGGCAGTGGCCACGGCGGTCAGGACGCCGGCCGGAATCTGGTTGCGCTGCAGGGTTTCCTGCAGGACGGCAAGGAGCCCCGCGAGGGCCGGTTCGAGCAGTCGTTCCAGCTCGGGGCGGGTGATGCGCAGCGCCGACGCGAAGCCGGGCAGGTTGGCGTTCACCGACGTCGCCGTCTCCGACGAGAGGCGCTCCTTGGCCTGCCGGCACTGGTCGCGCAGCTGGGACAGCGAGCCGACGGCCGCGGTGCCGGCCGGATCCGCATCGGACGACTCGCTGATGCCCGCGATGACGTGGTTGAGCAGCGCCTGGTCCACCAGGTCGCCGGAGAACTCCGGGTAGCGCACGGTCTCGCCGATCTGGCTGAGCGTCGCGGCGTCGGCGATGGTGACGCTGGTGCCGCTGCCACCGAAATCGCACAGCGCCACGACGCCGTGATCAGGCAGCCCCGCGCCGGCCTTGAGTCCGGCCAGCGCCGCGGCCGCGTCGGAGACCACCGGTGCGGCCGCCAGGCCCGGCTTGCCACGCAGGGCCGCCGAGAGCGCGCCGATGGTGGACATGCCCCAGTGCGCCGGAGCGGCGATGACGATCGGGGCGCCGCCGCCCGCGGTGCGGGCCATCGAGTCGAGGGCCTCGGCCAGGGCGGCTTCGCCGCGGTGCGCCGAGCCGTCGGGAGCGATCAGGGGTATCGGGTCACCGACCCGCTCCACGAAGCCGGTCAGCACCAGGCCACCCGACTGCGTGGGGATGCCGACTTCGGCGGGCCGGTCCGGGTACAGGGCCAGGATGGCGCGACGGCTCACCGGCGGTCGCCCGGCAGGCACGGCCACCAGGTTGGTCTGGCCGATCGACAAACCGAGGCTCATAAACGTCCACTCCTTTGACGCGCTATCGACTCAGGCCACCCTATGCGCTGGCAGCCCGGGGTTGGGACACAATCCCCTAACGATTGGTGAATCCCTAACGGGAGTGCCCCTAACGGAAGGTGTCGGGTGCTGGGGTCAGCACCGATCTCTGGGAGCTATATCGGCGATAGCATCGAAATAGTTATCAAGCGGCCTACCTGGTGTAAGGGCCGAAACATCGATTCGACGGAAGGAGTAGGTGCCGTGGCAAATCCGCTATTGGATTTTGTCATGTCGGTGGTCCGTGACCCCGACGTGGCTGCGCACTACGCCGCCGACCCCGTCGGCGCCATCGCCGACGCCAATCTCACCGGCGTGACCACGGCGGACGTCGCGCACCTGATCCCGGTGGTGTCCGAGTCCCTGGGCACAGTGTCCTCCGCGGCGGGCGGCGTGCCAACCGCCGGATTCGACGATCCCGGCGTCAACGTCTGGACCAGCGGCGCCGCCACCGCAGCGTTCGACGCGTTCGATGCCTTCGACGCGCACGTGCCCGCGGTCGTGTCGCCGCACGTCATTTCCGATCCTGACCTGGGCGGATTCGACAGTGGACCGGCGCTGCCGGACCACGTCGCAGTCCCGGACCTCGCAGTGTCGGACGACCTGGGCCTGCAGGGCGACGTTCCGGTCGTCGATGCCGGCCAGCTGTCGGATCCGGGTGCGCTCGACTGGCACCCCGTCGACACTGCCGACCCGTCTGCCGGTGTCGAACACCACCAGGGCTTCGACTTCTTCAGCTGAAGCTGACCACCACATCCACGCCGACAAACGCCGGTGGCCGTCATGGCCACCGGCGTTTTGCGTCTCTCACCGCATATTCAGCAAACACCCTAACTATCCCCTAATCCCCTAATAGGGGGAGCTTGGATACCCCACTAAGTTTTGTTGGGGGTAGGGGTGGTTGCCCCGTTTGCACGGCCCTTGACGGCCCCTAACGTTGTTCTCAGTTCGCCGGACAGCGGCGAGAAGAACTTCCAAAGAGCAACACCCCAACGAAAGGGACTCCAATGACCAGCCTGATCGAGTTCATCATCGACCTCTTCCGCTTCCCCACCATCGCGAGCTCGTTCGTCGCGAACCCCGAGCAGACCATGCGCGATGCCGGCCTCGCCGGTGTCACCTCCGCGCAGCTCGCCTCGGTGGCTGCCAGCGCCGTCCCGGCCGGCGTGGTCCTCGGTGGCGGCGACCCGGTCGTCGGCCTGCAGAACGCGGTTTCGGACTACTACAGCATGTCCTCGCCGTTCTCCCCGCAGACCTCCTTCGCCCCCGAGTTCGCCAGCCGCAACCAGACCGACTTCGCCAGCCACAACAACGTGCCGATCGCCAGTGGCAACGACATCCCGGTGCTGAGCCCCGAGCAGCACGCCGGCGCCAACGCCCAGCAGGGTGCCTTCAACCTGGGCTTCGGTGACATCACCCTGGGCGGCAGCCACGTCCAGCAGGGCGACGGCGGCGTCAACATCGCGGGCAACAACCACGGTGACATCGCCAGCGGCAAGGGCGCCGTGCAGGGCGACGGCAACACCGTCACCAACGGCGACATCCTGACCGGCAGCCACTCGCCGGTGATCGTCGGCACGGGCAACCACGCCACCGACAACTCGCAGACGGCGGGCGGCCACATCGTCCAGGGCAACTCCGGCCCGGTGGTCAACGACGTCAACACCGGTGGCGGCAACGGCGGCGGCGCGAGTGCCGGCGGCGGCCTGATCGGTGGCGGCCACGCGAGCGGCGGCAGCGGCGGCAGCGGTGGCAACATCGTCATCAACGACGGCAACACCTCGTCGACGCACGTCGGTGGCAACCAGACGACGGTCGGTGGCGACCTGGGCAGCGGCAACAAGAGCGTCATTGACGACTCGTCGCACTCCTCCACCGTCAACACCAGCCTGAACAGCGGGAACACAGCCAACACCAGCATCGGTAGCGGCAACAGCACCCACACCAACATCGGCAGCGGGAACACCACCCACACCGACCTGAGCGCCGACAACTCGGTGCACAGCACGGTTGCCGACAACTCGGTGCACGAGGCCAGCATGAACACCTACGCACCGACCGAAACCCACACCACCACCGATTTCAGCCACACCACCCACGTCGATCCGCGCATGCACTGATCGATCGCGACAAACTCCTCCGGCGGGGCCACCTACAGGCCCCGCCGGATGTTTGCGCATACCGTTAGACAGTGAGAATGCAGTCGAGGAGAGCCCAGTGACGCAGCCGAACGAGGCGAACCCGCGCCCGGTCGCGGTGATCGTCGAGTTGATCGACCACACCAGCCGGATCGCAGGGCTCAACGACCGCGACGACCTGGCGCAGCGGTTGCTGGCGGCCAAGACCCGGATCAGTGATCCGCAGATCCGGGTGGTCATCGCCGGACAGCTCAAGCAGGGCAAGAGCCAGTTGCTGAACTCGTTGCTGAACATGCCGGTCGCACGTGTCGGCGACGACGAGAGCACCGTGCTCACCACCGTCGTCCACTACGGCGATGCGGCGGCCGCCGAGCTCGTGCTGGCCCCCGCGCAGGAAGGCGCCGACCCGTCCGTCGTCGCCATTCCGCCCAACCAGCTGTCGACCGATCTGCGCCAAGCCCCGCAGGCGCAGGGCCGTCAGGTGCTGCGGGTCGAGGTGGCGGCGCCGAGCCCGATGCTCAAGGGCGGCCTCACGTTCATCGACACCCCCGGCGTGGGCGGGCTGGGGCAGCCGCACCTGTCGGCCACGCTCGGTCTGTTGCCCGACGCCGATGCCCTCCTGATGGTCAGTGACACGAGCCAGGAATTCACCGAGCCCGAGCTCACGTTCATCCGGCAGGCCGTCGAAATCTGCCCGGTGGCAACGATTGTCGCCACCAAGACCGATCTGTACCCGCACTGGCGCGAGATCATCGCGGCCAACGCCGCGCACCTGCAGCGCGCCCGGCTGAACGTTCCCGTGGTTCCGGTCTCGTCTGCGCTGCGCACCCACGCGCTGGCGCTGAACGACAAGGACCTCAACGACGAGTCCAACTTCCCGGCGATCATCAAGTTCCTGACCGACAAGGTGCTCAGCCGCGAGAACGACCGCATCAAGGACCAGGTGGTCACCGAAATTCATTCGGCCGCAGAACATCTCAGACTGGCGGTGTCCACCGAGCTGGCGGCGATCAACGACCCCGAGAAGATCGAGCGCATCAAGGCGGAGCTCGAGCAGAAGAAGGAAGAAGCCCAGAATGCGCTGCAGCAGACCGCATTGTGGCAGCAGGTGCTCAACGACGGCATCGCCGACCTGACCGCCGACGTCGACCACGACCTGCGCAACCGCTTCCGCAACATCACCGCGCACACCGAGCGCATCATCGACGGCTGCGATCCCACGCAGCACTGGGCCGAGATCGGCGCCGAGTTGGAGAACGTGGTCGCCACCGCTGTCGGCGACAACTTCGTCTGGGCGCACCAGCGCGCCGAGGCGCTCGCCGCGGAAGTGGCCCGCACGTTCGTCGAGGCGGGGCTGGATTCGGTCGAACTGGCCGAGGTCCGGGCGCGGGACATGGGCGCGGGCCTGGGTGAGTTCAACCCCGTCGCGCGGCTGGAATCCGAGCCGATCCGGGCCGGCCACAAGGTGATCACCGGGATGCGCGGCTCTTACGGTGGTGTGCTGATGTTCGGCATGCTGACGTCGTTCGCGGGCCTCGGCATGTTCAACCCGCTGTCGCTGGGCGCCGGACTGGTGCTGGGCCGCAAGGCCTATAAGGAGGACATGGAGAACCGCATGCTGCGGGTGCGCGGCGAGGCGAAGATGAACGTCCGCCGGTTCGTCGACGACGTGTCGTTCGCCGTCGGCAAGGAGTCGCGTGACCGGCTGCGAAACATCCAGCGGCACTTGCGGGATCACTACCGCAACATCGCCAACCAGACCACCCGTTCGCTCAACGAATCGCTGCAGGCGACCCTTGCGGCAGCGCAGATCGAAGCGGGTGAGCGTGACAACCGCGTGCGGGAACTGGAGCGGCAGTTGAACATTCTGCGCCAGGTCCTCGAGAACACGGTGAAACTGACTCCCGCCCTCGCCCAGTGAGCACCAGTGCACGCGTCCGCGCCATCCTGGGCGGCGTCATCTCGGCCTACCGGTCCGACCCCGTCTACCAGCACCGGCCGCAGGCTCTCGCCGAGCTCGACTGGATCGGCCGCCGGCTAGATCAGCCGATCCGCATCGCCCTGGCCGGCACGCTCAAGTCCGGCAAGTCGACATTGGTGAATGCGCTTGTCGGCGAAGAGATCGCGCCCACCGACGCCACCGAGGCCACCCGCCTGGTCACCTGGTTCCGGCACGGCGCCACGCCGCGCGTCACCGCCAACCATCGGGACGGCCGCCGTACCGACGTACCGATCACGCGCGGTGACGGCCTCACCTTCGACCTCGCACGGTATTCCGGGGCGCAAGGCGCCGCCAACATCGGAGACATCGTCGACCTCGACGTGCAGTGGCCTGCAGCGGAATTGGAACAGACGACCATCATCGACACCCCGGGCACGTCGTCGCTGTCACGTGACGTCTCCGACCGCACGCTGCAACTGCTGGTGCCGCGCGACGGCGTACCGCGGGTGGACGCCGTTGTCTTCCTGCTGCGCACCCTCAACGCGCCAGACATCGCGCTGCTCAAGCAGATCGGGGAACTCGTAGGCAGCGGCTCGGGCGCTCTCGGTGTCATCGGGGTCGCGTCGCGCGCCGACGAGATCGGGGCGGGGCGCATCGACGCCATGATGTCGGCCCGCGAGGTGGCCACCCGATTCACCGCGGAACTGGACCGCACTGGCGTGTGTCAGGCCGTCGTCCCGGTGTCGGGGCTGCTGGCGCTGACCGCGCGCACATTGCAGCAGAGTGAATTCACGGCGCTGCAGAAGCTGGCCGCCCTGGACGGCGACGGCGCGACGGCGCTGACCAAGGCCATGCTGTCGGCGGATCGCTTTGCCCGGCACGATGATTCGCTGCCCGTGGACGCCATCACCCGGGCCGCGCTGCTGGATCGGTTCGGCATGTTCGGCATCCGGATCGCGATCGCGGTGCTGCGTGCCGGCGTCACCGACTCCCAGGGGCTGGCCGACGAACTGCTCGAGCGCAGCGGGCTGGTGGCCCTGCGGGACGTCATCGATCAGCAGTTCGCGCAACGCGCCGACATGCTCAAGGCACACACCGCGTTGCGCTCGCTGCGGCGCTTTGTGGAAGCCAATCCCATCTACGCGACGCCGTTCATCCTGGCCGACATCGATCCGCTGCTGGCCGATACGCACGCCTTCGAAGAATTACGACTGCTCGGTCAGTTACGTTCCCGGCCAACCACTTTGAACGACGACGAGATGGCCTCACTGCGCCGCATCATCGGCGGCTCGGGGACCGATGCCGCGAGCCGGCTCGGGCTGAGCAACGATGCGCCGTACGACGGCCCGCGGGCGGCGTTCGCGGCGGTGCAGCGGTGGCGCCGCCGGGCCGATCACCCGCTCAACGACCCCTTCACCGCACGCGCCTGCCGGGCCGCCGTGCGCAGCGCCGAGGCCCTGGTCGCCGACTATGCGGCGCAGGGAAGGTGAGATATTCGAGATCGTTGGCAATTTGGTACCCCGCGCGGCTACCGTTTGCGGGTGGCTCAATCGTTTGATCCCTTCGGCCTGGTAGGACGCGCGGTGGACGCCGCTCGACTCGGTCTGGACGTCTACAGCTGGACCGAGCAGCAGATCGTCGGCGCGCTGCGCAAAGGCCTCAACGAACTGGAACCGGAAGACGATGCCGACGACGTCGTCGCGGCGGCCGATACGGCCAAATCGGCGCCCGCCGAAGAGTCGCTCAACTCCAAGATGAGCCAGCTGCTCAACCGGGCGCTCGACCAGAACACCGCCGGCAGCCAGACCGAGCTCTACCACCACCTGCTCGATCAGCTGGTGGCCGACGAGGCCCGCATCGTCGGCGCCCTGTCCGACGGCTCCGTATCCCCCTTGGTCAACGTCTACGACCGCACCCGCAAGCCCGTGCTGGAGAACGCGGCACTCGTCGGCCGGACCGCGAACGTCGCCCTCCCACAGATGACGCCGCAGTACGTCGGGCATTTGCTGGCGCTGCGCCTCGTGGAGATCGGTCCAGAGGATTCTGCGCTGAAAACCGAGTACGAGGTGTTGATGGCTGAGACCATCGTCCTCAATGCGATCAAGGC
Proteins encoded in this region:
- a CDS encoding IniB N-terminal domain-containing protein, with translation MTSLIEFIIDLFRFPTIASSFVANPEQTMRDAGLAGVTSAQLASVAASAVPAGVVLGGGDPVVGLQNAVSDYYSMSSPFSPQTSFAPEFASRNQTDFASHNNVPIASGNDIPVLSPEQHAGANAQQGAFNLGFGDITLGGSHVQQGDGGVNIAGNNHGDIASGKGAVQGDGNTVTNGDILTGSHSPVIVGTGNHATDNSQTAGGHIVQGNSGPVVNDVNTGGGNGGGASAGGGLIGGGHASGGSGGSGGNIVINDGNTSSTHVGGNQTTVGGDLGSGNKSVIDDSSHSSTVNTSLNSGNTANTSIGSGNSTHTNIGSGNTTHTDLSADNSVHSTVADNSVHEASMNTYAPTETHTTTDFSHTTHVDPRMH
- the iniR gene encoding isoniazid response ATPase/transcriptional regulator IniR; amino-acid sequence: MTAAAGTSLVLGGIGSGKTTALEAVRKTLRANGTTMLARVPKPGEAPDAAIVIDDAQLLSPEELTALTELAGDPARTVVVSAEPLAHDRALNALTTTLSRQQPPIQLAPMTPREINEALARAGVPGTQVPALIAGTGGIPLLVYSALSALASGADPIRAASGALSERLRRLDEHLLDTLLLCSLSPELGPDDIAAALQLPGDDAAVLMDRARASGLLSASLHPRFIDTLHRCLTRLVGAARHRETECRLLRSQIESATLSTELALKLAEHGTVDDLLAADLIHRAGSAAPRQAARLYRAAARAGTAPADTHLADALAVTGDCTTAGTLADELLAADDATVRAQAVRIAASVAMHDGAAAHAADLFRWLGPDPDPFVAAAGAVVGVATADAELARACLQAENSMPPTSSARAARGMAEGMLLTLDQPFAVAMARLTQALGSTNGVHAVAPDSPAALLSLVALHGGDAVRARSVIGRAIRTGGGDAGFTGLRHRLLLGWIRMLDGQLDSAVPALDATAVADLHRRDALWYAALQTAVARRSGDTGALQKHWYAAMEVLAEYSLDLYALLPLGELWVAAARLQQLDQLRQPLAEAFGLLRAAGNPALWAVPLHWAGVHAGILANAPEAVAPHGQALAAASRAEGAHGAYATALATAGRTWLRVLADGVDAAEVTAAARGLARFGLTWDATRLASQAALHSADGRISGAMLQLARDLKQDAALEAAADPIEPAAPAIPREPTSGADVRNTTPPPASGDARATSAATPAWTRLSDREREVAELVLQGMPYRDIGARLLISAKTVEHHVARIRRRLGAESRSEMLSMLRALLVEKV
- a CDS encoding Hsp70 family protein, with product MSLGLSIGQTNLVAVPAGRPPVSRRAILALYPDRPAEVGIPTQSGGLVLTGFVERVGDPIPLIAPDGSAHRGEAALAEALDSMARTAGGGAPIVIAAPAHWGMSTIGALSAALRGKPGLAAAPVVSDAAAALAGLKAGAGLPDHGVVALCDFGGSGTSVTIADAATLSQIGETVRYPEFSGDLVDQALLNHVIAGISESSDADPAGTAAVGSLSQLRDQCRQAKERLSSETATSVNANLPGFASALRITRPELERLLEPALAGLLAVLQETLQRNQIPAGVLTAVATAGGGASIPIVTQRLSEHFRVPVVTSPQPALTAAGGAPMVDQRTMSADAPTGMAPTMGWAAGGAAWAGGPATMAAPVPPADANPSSTVGPSLAWSDDEDPGAAVGGEYPTDFSTGYAEAAPYGETTARPVMDFAHEEEDNLPDVAPVPWYRRPPLIFGAAAAAFLVAGGSWAAVGLTSNDTPSGPVTVDVTTTITGPDGSITTSTYKATKSVVTQTNPNGQVETSTVTNPVTTTDAPVTTTTTDPSTTSSTTTTTTTTSTTTTTTTPSTTTTTTTTPPPTTTTTQPPTTTQPPTTTQPPTTTQPPPTTTKPPTTQPPSTQTPTAAPTTQAPSSQPTVEQPPKTASVAAETGSAPSASVATASAPITAQPSASTSQ
- a CDS encoding Rv0340 family IniB-related protein translates to MANPLLDFVMSVVRDPDVAAHYAADPVGAIADANLTGVTTADVAHLIPVVSESLGTVSSAAGGVPTAGFDDPGVNVWTSGAATAAFDAFDAFDAHVPAVVSPHVISDPDLGGFDSGPALPDHVAVPDLAVSDDLGLQGDVPVVDAGQLSDPGALDWHPVDTADPSAGVEHHQGFDFFS
- a CDS encoding dynamin-like GTPase family protein, producing the protein MSTSARVRAILGGVISAYRSDPVYQHRPQALAELDWIGRRLDQPIRIALAGTLKSGKSTLVNALVGEEIAPTDATEATRLVTWFRHGATPRVTANHRDGRRTDVPITRGDGLTFDLARYSGAQGAANIGDIVDLDVQWPAAELEQTTIIDTPGTSSLSRDVSDRTLQLLVPRDGVPRVDAVVFLLRTLNAPDIALLKQIGELVGSGSGALGVIGVASRADEIGAGRIDAMMSAREVATRFTAELDRTGVCQAVVPVSGLLALTARTLQQSEFTALQKLAALDGDGATALTKAMLSADRFARHDDSLPVDAITRAALLDRFGMFGIRIAIAVLRAGVTDSQGLADELLERSGLVALRDVIDQQFAQRADMLKAHTALRSLRRFVEANPIYATPFILADIDPLLADTHAFEELRLLGQLRSRPTTLNDDEMASLRRIIGGSGTDAASRLGLSNDAPYDGPRAAFAAVQRWRRRADHPLNDPFTARACRAAVRSAEALVADYAAQGR
- a CDS encoding Abi-alpha family protein; this translates as MDAARLGLDVYSWTEQQIVGALRKGLNELEPEDDADDVVAAADTAKSAPAEESLNSKMSQLLNRALDQNTAGSQTELYHHLLDQLVADEARIVGALSDGSVSPLVNVYDRTRKPVLENAALVGRTANVALPQMTPQYVGHLLALRLVEIGPEDSALKTEYEVLMAETIVLNAIKAASKGPLPAKVEKLTLTLSPLGRSLWAAATAEDDQNGWR
- a CDS encoding dynamin family protein, which translates into the protein MTQPNEANPRPVAVIVELIDHTSRIAGLNDRDDLAQRLLAAKTRISDPQIRVVIAGQLKQGKSQLLNSLLNMPVARVGDDESTVLTTVVHYGDAAAAELVLAPAQEGADPSVVAIPPNQLSTDLRQAPQAQGRQVLRVEVAAPSPMLKGGLTFIDTPGVGGLGQPHLSATLGLLPDADALLMVSDTSQEFTEPELTFIRQAVEICPVATIVATKTDLYPHWREIIAANAAHLQRARLNVPVVPVSSALRTHALALNDKDLNDESNFPAIIKFLTDKVLSRENDRIKDQVVTEIHSAAEHLRLAVSTELAAINDPEKIERIKAELEQKKEEAQNALQQTALWQQVLNDGIADLTADVDHDLRNRFRNITAHTERIIDGCDPTQHWAEIGAELENVVATAVGDNFVWAHQRAEALAAEVARTFVEAGLDSVELAEVRARDMGAGLGEFNPVARLESEPIRAGHKVITGMRGSYGGVLMFGMLTSFAGLGMFNPLSLGAGLVLGRKAYKEDMENRMLRVRGEAKMNVRRFVDDVSFAVGKESRDRLRNIQRHLRDHYRNIANQTTRSLNESLQATLAAAQIEAGERDNRVRELERQLNILRQVLENTVKLTPALAQ